The following are encoded together in the Acidobacteriota bacterium genome:
- a CDS encoding ATP-dependent DNA helicase, which yields MATTLDLKQRLRSAFGHPAFRPHQEEVCRRTAEGADGLIVMPTGAGKSLCYQLPGLMRGGPTLVFSPLIALMEDQTAKLRELGLRAERIHSGRRRNESRQACRLYRDGELDFLFIAPERLGVPGFIEFLERCRPALIAVDEAHCISQWGHDFRPDYRLLGRRLPRLRPAPVLALTATATPRIQDDIAAQLDLEGDQRYIYGFRRENLAVEVVQKRPGARAAVVREVLGKEERRPAIVYAPTRKETETLAARLDEDFPAAAYHAGLPTAQRDEVQGAFLGGEIDVVVATTAFGMGIDKPDIRTVVHTALPATVEGYYQEIGRAGRDGESARALLLYSWADRRTQEFLHKLSYPEVEVLSGLFGALGDEPREQADLRRRLGIAEETFESALDQLRIHGGAVVGGGYRVRRGDDAWIRSYRVQRQLRLDQIDEMTRFADHRGCRMLRLVRHFGDRADSGERCGVCDVCSPEACLVRRFRTPLAEEVQAMQTVVSMLRRRDGLSTGRLFREFHAIHGSYDRGAFEDLLGALGQARVLFVEDASFEKAGETIHYQRAGLTPSGRRRGVDLAEQVLLPDDPADEPRASRRNRSAATAIEISEADADPALVEELREWRGKVAREKRLPAYTVLHNRTIVAVAAAMPGDRDELLRIPGIGPTTVKRYGTALLRIVAAAGKPDPK from the coding sequence GTGGCAACGACTCTCGATCTGAAGCAGCGTCTGCGGAGCGCGTTCGGCCACCCCGCCTTCCGTCCGCACCAGGAGGAAGTCTGCCGCCGGACGGCGGAGGGCGCCGACGGCCTGATCGTCATGCCGACGGGGGCCGGCAAGTCGCTTTGCTACCAGCTTCCGGGCCTGATGCGTGGCGGGCCGACCCTCGTCTTCTCGCCGCTCATCGCGTTGATGGAAGACCAGACGGCGAAGCTCCGCGAGCTGGGCCTGCGCGCCGAACGGATTCACTCCGGCCGCCGCCGGAACGAGTCGCGGCAGGCCTGCCGGCTCTACCGGGACGGGGAGCTGGACTTCCTGTTCATCGCCCCCGAGCGTCTCGGTGTGCCCGGCTTCATCGAGTTCCTGGAACGTTGCCGGCCGGCCCTGATCGCGGTCGACGAAGCCCACTGCATCTCGCAGTGGGGCCACGACTTCAGGCCCGACTACCGGCTTCTGGGCCGGCGCCTGCCGCGCCTGCGTCCGGCGCCGGTGCTCGCCCTGACCGCGACCGCGACGCCGCGCATCCAGGACGACATCGCCGCGCAACTCGACCTCGAAGGCGACCAGCGCTACATCTACGGCTTCCGGCGCGAGAACCTGGCGGTCGAGGTGGTGCAGAAGCGGCCCGGGGCGCGTGCGGCGGTCGTCAGGGAGGTGCTGGGGAAGGAGGAGCGGCGACCGGCGATCGTCTACGCGCCGACCCGCAAGGAGACGGAGACGCTGGCGGCGCGCCTCGACGAGGACTTCCCGGCCGCCGCCTACCACGCCGGGCTGCCGACGGCCCAGCGGGACGAGGTGCAGGGCGCCTTCCTGGGCGGCGAGATCGACGTCGTCGTCGCGACGACGGCCTTCGGCATGGGGATCGACAAGCCGGACATCCGCACGGTTGTCCACACCGCGCTGCCGGCGACCGTCGAGGGGTACTACCAGGAGATCGGGCGGGCCGGCCGCGACGGCGAATCCGCGCGAGCGCTGCTGCTGTACTCCTGGGCCGATCGCCGGACCCAGGAGTTCCTGCACAAGCTCTCCTACCCCGAAGTCGAGGTCCTCTCGGGCCTATTCGGGGCGCTCGGCGACGAGCCTCGCGAGCAGGCGGATCTGCGGCGCCGGCTCGGAATCGCGGAAGAGACGTTCGAGTCGGCGCTCGACCAGTTGCGCATTCACGGCGGCGCCGTCGTCGGCGGCGGCTACCGCGTCCGCCGGGGGGACGACGCGTGGATCCGCTCCTACCGGGTCCAGCGGCAGCTCCGGCTGGATCAGATCGACGAGATGACCCGCTTCGCCGATCACCGGGGCTGCCGGATGCTGCGCCTGGTGCGGCACTTCGGTGACCGTGCGGACAGCGGCGAGCGCTGCGGCGTCTGCGACGTCTGCTCGCCCGAAGCGTGTCTCGTGCGGCGCTTCCGAACGCCTCTGGCCGAGGAGGTCCAGGCGATGCAGACCGTCGTGTCGATGCTCCGGCGACGGGACGGCCTGAGCACGGGCAGGCTGTTCAGGGAGTTCCACGCGATTCACGGTTCCTACGATCGGGGAGCGTTCGAGGATCTGCTCGGCGCGCTGGGCCAGGCGCGTGTGCTGTTCGTGGAAGACGCCTCCTTCGAGAAGGCAGGCGAGACGATTCACTACCAGCGCGCCGGCCTGACGCCGAGCGGCAGGCGCCGGGGTGTCGATCTGGCGGAGCAGGTCCTGCTGCCGGACGATCCGGCCGACGAACCGCGGGCGAGTCGCCGGAACCGGTCCGCGGCGACGGCGATCGAGATCTCCGAGGCCGACGCGGACCCGGCCCTGGTGGAGGAGTTGCGCGAGTGGCGGGGGAAGGTCGCGCGCGAGAAGCGGCTGCCGGCGTACACGGTGCTGCACAACCGCACGATCGTCGCGGTCGCGGCCGCGATGCCGGGCGACCGCGACGAGTTGCTCAGGATCCCCGGCATCGGCCCGACGACGGTGAAGCGCTACGGCACGGCCCTTCTGCGGATCGTGGCTGCCGCGGGGAAGCCGGATCCGAAGTGA
- a CDS encoding glutathione S-transferase, whose product MARPYRIFGGDLSPYSIKVRSYFRYKQIPHEWIHRSPANQDEFRRYARLPLVPLVVTPDDRGMQDSTPIIEAMEAEYPEPSIHPSDPTAAFVSVLLEEFGDEWGNKWMFHYRWARPADQESGARRIAQGMNPAADEETLQAMTAQVRERMVPRVWFVGSNEQTAPQIEKSFLDAVDLIEAHLDGRDYLFGDRPAFGDFGIGFQMHQAWTDPTPNSLLEERAPRTVAWVKRLVDPTANGDFEDWAALAPTLTPLLEQQVGAIFLPWSVANAGAIAGGQDEFSVALGSGEWIQKPQKYHARSLGALRGKYGELSERGEIDAVLESTGCLPWLAA is encoded by the coding sequence ATGGCCCGACCCTACCGAATCTTCGGCGGAGATCTCTCGCCCTACTCCATCAAGGTGCGCTCCTACTTCCGCTACAAGCAGATCCCCCACGAGTGGATCCACCGGAGTCCCGCCAACCAGGACGAGTTCCGGCGCTACGCCAGACTGCCTCTGGTGCCCCTGGTCGTCACGCCGGACGACCGCGGCATGCAGGACTCGACGCCGATCATCGAGGCGATGGAGGCGGAGTACCCGGAGCCCTCGATCCATCCGTCCGACCCGACCGCGGCCTTCGTTTCCGTCCTGCTCGAGGAGTTCGGCGACGAGTGGGGCAACAAGTGGATGTTCCACTACCGCTGGGCCCGGCCCGCGGACCAGGAGTCCGGCGCGCGCCGCATCGCGCAGGGCATGAACCCCGCTGCCGACGAGGAGACGCTCCAGGCGATGACCGCCCAGGTGCGTGAGCGGATGGTGCCGCGGGTCTGGTTCGTCGGTTCGAACGAGCAGACCGCGCCCCAGATCGAGAAGTCGTTCCTGGACGCCGTCGACCTGATCGAGGCCCACCTCGACGGTCGCGACTATCTGTTCGGCGACCGGCCCGCGTTCGGCGACTTCGGCATTGGATTCCAGATGCACCAGGCCTGGACCGATCCGACCCCCAACTCGCTGCTCGAGGAGCGGGCGCCCCGCACCGTCGCCTGGGTGAAGCGCCTGGTCGATCCGACCGCGAATGGCGACTTCGAGGACTGGGCGGCCCTGGCGCCGACCCTGACGCCCCTGCTCGAGCAGCAGGTGGGCGCCATCTTCCTGCCCTGGAGCGTCGCCAACGCCGGGGCGATCGCCGGCGGGCAGGACGAGTTCTCGGTCGCCCTCGGCAGCGGCGAGTGGATCCAGAAGCCGCAGAAGTACCACGCCAGGTCGCTGGGGGCACTGCGCGGCAAGTACGGCGAGCTCTCCGAGCGCGGCGAGATCGACGCGGTGCTGGAATCGACTGGCTGTCTGCCGTGGTTGGCTGCCTGA
- a CDS encoding enoyl-CoA hydratase-related protein produces MSNVRLDFDGDVARIVLIRRSKANALDSATTAALRQAVRESAAASPRVLVISGDGVFCGGADIREMEDLDAVDAERFIRGLHRAFLAIREHPAPVVAEVRGAALGAGLELLVSCDLSVAADDAIFGMPEPHVGLPSVIEAALLPGLVGLGRARELLFLGDPIAATEAARIGLVGEVVSAADLKAAVNAKVERLLRLSPEALALQKRLIGRWLNLPLDQAVEAGVSAFRAAYGTDGPKREMERFWRRRARDADGEGT; encoded by the coding sequence GTGTCCAACGTCCGGCTCGACTTCGATGGCGACGTGGCGCGGATCGTTCTGATCCGGCGCTCGAAGGCAAACGCGCTCGATTCCGCGACCACGGCGGCGCTGCGCCAGGCGGTCCGGGAGTCGGCCGCGGCGAGTCCACGGGTACTGGTCATCTCCGGCGACGGTGTGTTCTGCGGCGGCGCCGACATTCGCGAGATGGAGGACCTCGATGCGGTCGACGCGGAACGTTTCATCCGCGGCCTGCACCGGGCCTTTCTGGCAATCCGCGAGCACCCGGCGCCGGTCGTTGCCGAGGTCCGGGGAGCGGCTCTCGGCGCGGGCCTGGAACTCCTCGTGTCCTGCGACCTGTCGGTCGCCGCCGACGACGCGATCTTCGGGATGCCGGAACCCCACGTCGGTCTGCCTTCGGTTATCGAGGCGGCCCTGCTGCCGGGCCTCGTGGGCTTGGGCCGGGCCAGGGAGCTCTTGTTCCTGGGCGATCCGATCGCCGCCACCGAAGCGGCGCGGATCGGGCTGGTCGGCGAGGTCGTTTCGGCCGCGGACCTGAAAGCGGCGGTGAACGCCAAGGTCGAACGGCTGCTGCGGCTCAGCCCCGAGGCGCTCGCGCTGCAGAAGCGCCTGATCGGCCGCTGGCTCAACCTGCCCCTGGACCAGGCGGTGGAGGCGGGGGTCTCCGCGTTCCGGGCCGCCTATGGCACGGACGGGCCGAAGAGGGAGATGGAGAGGTTCTGGCGGCGGCGTGCCCGCGACGCGGACGGCGAAGGCACCTAG
- a CDS encoding TonB-dependent receptor, with amino-acid sequence MSMASRPFRLAAALFFLCAAPGMTQEDSPAPADEHDHGEATGADHDHEHHTHEFETFSHTVTVTGSWIPGTPEDAAQPVSVLSRDDLEAEGSPSVLDLIRNLPISLGANLGSEQFGVRAGADRSSLNLRGLGASRSLVLLNGDRLPWSPGAIPDQAQLMVDTNVLPMVAVERVEFLRDGGAATYGSDAIAGVMNVITRSHFDGLSFEGKHSVIDGSNGDNEIGLIAGRPFAAGRGHAVSSLGLARRSPIRFLDRHWALTPYADNPRGGWSGTGRPATFHPLSGDPGIRDPNCERIGGAASSPGSSLCRYQYTAFDNLVQDTRRGQWFTEASWDTENGWHLGAEVLLARSEVPSWFTSPSYPPTRVMDTSRSVRANNPGLIDMARLYPELYGPYAFCDAPYCLWSGDGDTQDAAGIDPGWQEVAWIRGRTFGQEGPLRSYLRESRTERVAFDFEGVTGETLWAFRASWSAAERKLEDGDVLDYRLRRALAGLGGLACEDQAPNEYDGDGNLIFSLDTLRRHAGQGDCSYWIPFSNSIRPHPAVPGVTNPEYDPAFDNGHLFDYLTTTLGTRGETTLFVLEAVASGLLGWNLPGGAAEYAAGVQWRGETYELTPYSIGAAPPRGGALHDIGIYPCPGGPEITSCDNPDGLFVYLPPGFSTEADRDIGSIFGELSLPLASSLDSQLSLRFEDYGGDVGSSLDPKVALRWQATEALALRGSLGTTFRGPTLNQTVSGIAETSREDIGPIGTAKPVRIHGDPALEPESATTFNAGLVVERSDLAGAGSRLFVTLDYWRYDFSDPLVIQPFATLIGLACPPADHPLCDPGSPWFDALTISGNVPTIENLDSVSVRIVNGPDIETDGIDFRADFEADAGRGRLRVGTAATYALSWRIDGWALGEAYDARGRLNFDTSLARPLPKLKGRLFAGYSRGPFTARWQLNHTGSFLQDAPPPWGADYPVDAHATHDVHVSWALPGERATLFASILNLADEDPPPIFRPANYDASTHDPLGRVLSIGMRLEF; translated from the coding sequence ATGTCGATGGCCTCCCGCCCGTTTCGCCTGGCGGCGGCGCTCTTCTTTCTCTGTGCGGCGCCCGGGATGACTCAGGAGGACAGCCCGGCACCGGCTGACGAACACGACCACGGCGAGGCGACCGGGGCCGACCACGACCACGAGCACCATACTCACGAGTTCGAGACCTTCAGCCACACGGTCACCGTCACCGGTTCGTGGATTCCCGGCACTCCCGAGGACGCGGCGCAGCCGGTTTCCGTTCTTTCGCGCGACGACCTGGAGGCGGAAGGCTCGCCCAGCGTGCTCGATCTCATCCGGAATCTCCCGATCAGTCTCGGCGCGAACCTCGGCTCCGAACAGTTCGGCGTGCGCGCCGGCGCGGACCGCTCGAGCCTGAACCTGCGCGGTCTCGGCGCGAGCCGCTCCCTCGTGCTCCTGAACGGCGACCGCCTGCCCTGGTCGCCAGGCGCGATCCCTGACCAGGCTCAGCTCATGGTCGACACGAACGTCCTGCCGATGGTCGCGGTCGAGCGGGTCGAGTTCCTGCGCGACGGTGGCGCGGCGACCTACGGCTCGGACGCGATCGCCGGCGTGATGAACGTGATCACCCGCAGCCACTTCGACGGCCTCTCGTTCGAAGGCAAGCACAGCGTGATCGACGGCTCGAACGGCGATAACGAAATCGGCCTGATCGCCGGCCGGCCTTTCGCCGCCGGCCGGGGCCATGCGGTCAGTTCGCTCGGCCTCGCGCGGCGCAGCCCCATCCGCTTCCTCGACCGGCACTGGGCGCTCACCCCCTATGCCGACAACCCGCGCGGCGGCTGGTCGGGAACCGGCCGGCCGGCGACGTTCCATCCGCTATCCGGCGACCCCGGGATCCGGGACCCGAACTGCGAGCGCATCGGCGGCGCGGCCAGCAGTCCCGGGAGTTCACTCTGCCGCTACCAGTACACGGCATTCGACAACCTGGTGCAGGACACCCGCCGCGGGCAGTGGTTCACCGAAGCCTCCTGGGACACGGAGAACGGATGGCACCTGGGCGCCGAGGTTCTGCTCGCCCGCAGCGAGGTGCCGTCCTGGTTCACCTCGCCGTCCTATCCGCCCACCAGGGTCATGGACACCAGCCGCTCGGTGCGGGCGAACAACCCGGGCTTGATCGACATGGCCAGGCTGTACCCGGAACTCTACGGGCCCTACGCCTTCTGCGACGCACCCTACTGCCTGTGGAGCGGCGACGGCGACACCCAGGATGCCGCCGGCATCGACCCCGGCTGGCAGGAGGTCGCCTGGATTCGCGGCCGGACGTTCGGCCAGGAGGGGCCCCTGCGCAGTTACCTCCGGGAGTCCAGGACCGAACGGGTCGCCTTCGACTTCGAGGGGGTGACGGGAGAAACCCTGTGGGCGTTCCGCGCCTCGTGGTCGGCCGCGGAGCGGAAACTCGAAGACGGCGACGTCCTGGACTACCGGCTTCGACGCGCGCTGGCGGGGCTCGGCGGCCTCGCTTGCGAGGACCAGGCGCCGAACGAGTACGACGGCGACGGCAACCTGATCTTCTCGCTCGACACGTTGCGCCGGCACGCGGGCCAGGGGGATTGCAGCTACTGGATTCCCTTCTCCAACTCGATCAGGCCCCATCCCGCCGTGCCTGGCGTCACGAACCCCGAGTACGATCCGGCGTTCGACAACGGCCACCTGTTCGACTACCTGACGACGACGCTGGGGACTCGCGGCGAAACGACCCTGTTCGTCCTGGAAGCCGTGGCCAGCGGTCTGCTGGGGTGGAACCTCCCCGGAGGCGCGGCGGAGTACGCAGCCGGCGTCCAGTGGCGCGGGGAGACCTACGAACTCACGCCCTACTCCATCGGCGCCGCGCCGCCCCGCGGCGGTGCGCTCCACGACATCGGAATCTATCCCTGCCCGGGCGGCCCGGAGATCACCTCCTGCGACAACCCGGACGGCCTGTTCGTCTACCTGCCGCCCGGCTTCTCGACCGAGGCCGATCGCGATATCGGGTCCATCTTCGGCGAACTGTCTCTGCCCCTCGCCTCCTCGCTCGACAGCCAGCTCTCGCTGCGCTTCGAGGACTACGGCGGGGATGTCGGATCGAGCCTCGATCCGAAGGTCGCGCTGCGCTGGCAGGCGACCGAAGCGCTGGCGCTGCGCGGTTCGCTGGGGACCACCTTCCGCGGTCCGACGCTCAACCAGACGGTCTCCGGCATCGCCGAGACTTCGCGCGAAGACATCGGTCCCATCGGCACGGCGAAGCCGGTCCGCATCCACGGCGATCCCGCGCTCGAACCGGAGTCGGCGACGACATTCAATGCGGGGCTCGTGGTCGAGCGGAGCGATCTGGCCGGCGCTGGCAGCAGACTCTTCGTCACCCTGGACTACTGGCGCTACGACTTCAGCGATCCACTGGTCATCCAGCCCTTCGCCACCCTGATCGGTCTCGCCTGCCCGCCCGCCGACCATCCCCTGTGCGACCCGGGCTCACCCTGGTTCGACGCCCTGACGATCAGCGGCAACGTACCGACGATCGAGAATCTGGACTCCGTGTCGGTGCGGATCGTCAACGGGCCGGACATCGAAACCGACGGCATTGACTTCCGGGCCGACTTCGAGGCTGATGCGGGCCGGGGCCGCCTCCGCGTCGGTACTGCCGCCACGTACGCCCTGTCCTGGCGAATCGATGGCTGGGCACTCGGCGAGGCGTACGACGCGAGGGGCCGGCTCAACTTCGACACCTCCCTCGCCCGGCCGCTTCCGAAACTGAAGGGCCGCCTCTTCGCCGGTTACTCGCGCGGCCCGTTCACCGCCCGCTGGCAGTTGAACCACACCGGCTCGTTCCTCCAGGACGCGCCGCCGCCCTGGGGCGCCGACTACCCGGTCGACGCCCACGCCACCCACGACGTCCACGTCTCGTGGGCGCTGCCCGGCGAGCGCGCCACGCTCTTCGCCTCGATCCTCAACCTCGCGGACGAGGATCCGCCGCCGATCTTCCGCCCGGCGAACTACGACGCCTCGACCCACGACCCCCTGGGCCGGGTCCTCAGCATCGGCATGCGGTTGGAGTTCTAG
- a CDS encoding CHAT domain-containing protein, whose amino-acid sequence MLGLLVLGGPAAWAQKGGDRTPLPEHFRPAVEGVATLIYDASPGRPLRLTVVPGPGGPEPATLTLETTAEDLQPLVAEIRELSLLRPPASLGRIVRLGDELGELLLAPAAQQLGNVSRLGVSATGQLSDLPFGAIRAPRSLDPQGRFLVETRTPCWIDPTLGAVDPASPPAGERPVALAIADAVYRPPARPLGASMSDGGISWRRHAARRNQASTIAALGLPVISRFGQAASPALFWESTDSYAVRSLHVAVEAKIDPGSTSASALLLSPERYDEQAIAVTAGQLASRLELEGPSLVVLSGLDTGGHGIGPGPFIEALGAAGASSVVASLWPVVDESATHLFAAFYNSVADGTHPAAALREAQLRLLADPLVFDQGEGREPVEFDASHPYFWAGYRIYRESAEACG is encoded by the coding sequence ATGCTGGGTCTGCTAGTTCTTGGCGGACCGGCCGCTTGGGCGCAGAAGGGCGGAGACCGGACGCCACTCCCCGAGCACTTCCGGCCCGCCGTCGAAGGCGTCGCCACCCTGATCTACGACGCCTCGCCCGGTCGCCCGCTGCGCCTGACCGTCGTTCCGGGTCCGGGCGGTCCGGAGCCCGCCACGCTGACCCTGGAGACGACCGCCGAGGACCTGCAACCTCTCGTCGCGGAGATCCGGGAACTCTCGCTGCTCCGCCCACCGGCTTCGCTCGGTCGGATCGTTCGCCTCGGAGACGAGCTGGGTGAACTTCTGCTCGCACCGGCCGCCCAGCAACTCGGAAACGTCTCCCGGCTAGGCGTTTCCGCCACCGGACAGCTGAGCGACCTGCCCTTCGGCGCCATCCGGGCGCCCCGATCGCTCGATCCTCAGGGCCGCTTCCTGGTCGAAACGCGGACTCCGTGCTGGATCGACCCGACCCTGGGCGCCGTCGACCCGGCCTCTCCGCCGGCAGGCGAACGGCCGGTCGCGCTGGCGATCGCCGACGCCGTCTACCGTCCACCGGCACGTCCGCTCGGCGCCTCGATGAGCGACGGCGGCATCTCCTGGCGCCGGCACGCCGCGCGCCGCAATCAGGCGAGCACGATCGCCGCCCTGGGCCTGCCGGTGATCTCCCGCTTCGGTCAAGCCGCTTCGCCGGCCCTCTTCTGGGAGTCCACCGACAGTTACGCCGTCCGGTCTCTGCACGTGGCGGTGGAAGCGAAGATCGACCCCGGAAGCACCAGCGCTTCCGCTCTGCTGCTTTCCCCGGAACGGTACGACGAGCAAGCCATCGCCGTCACCGCCGGCCAACTGGCATCGCGACTCGAGCTCGAAGGCCCATCGCTGGTCGTCCTCTCCGGCCTGGACACCGGAGGCCACGGCATCGGCCCCGGACCCTTCATCGAAGCCCTCGGCGCCGCCGGTGCGAGTTCCGTCGTCGCGTCGCTGTGGCCCGTCGTCGATGAGTCGGCCACGCACCTGTTCGCCGCGTTCTACAACAGCGTCGCCGACGGAACCCACCCGGCCGCCGCGCTCCGGGAAGCGCAGCTCCGGCTGCTGGCCGACCCCCTCGTCTTCGATCAGGGTGAGGGACGGGAACCCGTGGAGTTCGACGCCTCCCATCCGTACTTCTGGGCGGGCTACCGGATCTACCGGGAATCGGCAGAAGCCTGCGGTTGA